Proteins from one Ornithobacterium rhinotracheale genomic window:
- a CDS encoding DUF456 domain-containing protein has protein sequence MDIWLTLSLLLMFLGVLGTLLPVLPGISLSMVGLLILKITNYSQEISWTTIAIFAFVYLVLALLEYFLPMYTTKKYGGTRYGIIGLIVGAIIGIAFSPFGLASLFIMPFLGAFGGEYLYNQNKENAMRAAWGAFVGFALNIGVHFVYSLVLITYSIYVIYFN, from the coding sequence ATGGACATTTGGCTCACACTTTCACTCTTGCTCATGTTTTTGGGCGTTTTAGGAACACTTTTGCCAGTGTTGCCTGGTATATCACTTTCGATGGTTGGGTTATTAATTTTAAAAATTACCAATTATTCTCAAGAAATAAGTTGGACAACCATTGCGATTTTTGCATTTGTATATTTAGTTTTAGCACTGCTAGAGTACTTTTTACCGATGTATACTACAAAAAAATACGGTGGAACGCGTTATGGAATCATAGGGCTTATCGTTGGAGCAATTATTGGAATTGCCTTTTCACCATTTGGTTTAGCCTCTTTGTTCATCATGCCGTTTTTAGGTGCCTTTGGTGGAGAGTACCTTTATAATCAAAACAAAGAAAATGCCATGCGTGCGGCGTGGGGTGCCTTTGTAGGGTTTGCACTAAATATCGGAGTTCATTTTGTATATAGTTTAGTATTAATTACTTATTCAATTTATGTAATATATTTTAATTAA
- a CDS encoding PfkB family carbohydrate kinase, which translates to MSLLSVGTVAFDEIETPFGKSGKILGGAAPYISLAASKLVAQTNIVSVIGDDFPDEYLNILKENHCNTDGIKRIPEGKTFFWAGKYHMDMNFRDTLRTDLNVLENFKPELPDNYKNPEVVMLGNLHPKVQMEIIEQLDNRPFIIMDTMNYWMDRTWDELMAVMKRVDVLSINDEEARQMSEEYSLKKAANKILTMGPKFLIIKKGEHGALLFGGDEVFFAPALPLEEVFDPTGAGDTFAGGFSGHLADTLDFSFENMKRAVIYGSALASFTVEKFGVQRLLEINELDIQNRIDKFKKLSYFDLD; encoded by the coding sequence ATGAGTTTATTATCTGTAGGTACCGTAGCTTTTGATGAGATAGAAACCCCTTTTGGAAAATCTGGAAAAATCTTGGGCGGAGCGGCTCCTTATATTTCGCTTGCGGCTTCAAAACTTGTAGCTCAAACCAATATTGTATCGGTCATAGGCGACGATTTCCCCGATGAATATTTGAATATTTTAAAAGAAAATCACTGCAACACAGACGGGATTAAAAGAATTCCAGAAGGCAAAACTTTCTTTTGGGCAGGGAAATACCACATGGATATGAATTTTAGAGATACGCTGCGCACGGATCTCAATGTGCTAGAAAACTTTAAGCCAGAATTACCCGATAATTATAAAAATCCTGAAGTCGTGATGCTTGGAAACCTGCATCCCAAAGTGCAGATGGAAATCATTGAGCAACTAGACAACAGACCTTTCATCATCATGGACACGATGAACTACTGGATGGATCGCACTTGGGACGAATTGATGGCTGTGATGAAACGCGTAGATGTACTAAGCATCAACGATGAAGAGGCTCGACAAATGAGCGAAGAATATAGCTTAAAAAAAGCAGCCAATAAGATTTTGACCATGGGACCTAAGTTTCTGATAATCAAAAAAGGAGAGCATGGTGCACTACTTTTTGGTGGAGATGAGGTGTTTTTTGCACCAGCTTTGCCGCTGGAAGAAGTCTTTGACCCCACAGGTGCAGGCGATACTTTTGCAGGCGGATTTTCTGGACATTTAGCTGATACTCTAGATTTCTCTTTCGAGAATATGAAACGCGCCGTGATTTATGGAAGTGCTTTGGCTTCGTTTACGGTAGAGAAATTCGGGGTGCAAAGATTATTAGAAATCAATGAATTAGATATTCAAAATCGTATCGATAAATTTAAAAAATTATCTTATTTCGATTTGGATTAA